The proteins below are encoded in one region of Planctomycetota bacterium:
- a CDS encoding arsenate reductase ArsC: MPGKPKLKVLFLCTGNACRSQMAEGWARRLLGDRLEAFSAGVHPHGLDPRAVRVMAEEGVDISGQRSKHVDELLDTEFDYVVTVCDRARDACPVFPGKAQVLHAGFEDPAAAQGTEEEVLAVFRRVRDALRWFVEGLPEALERSAKG; encoded by the coding sequence GTGCCCGGAAAACCGAAACTGAAAGTCCTCTTTCTCTGCACGGGCAACGCCTGCCGGAGCCAGATGGCCGAAGGTTGGGCCCGGCGTCTCCTGGGCGACCGGCTGGAGGCCTTTTCCGCGGGCGTCCATCCGCACGGCCTGGATCCGCGGGCCGTTCGCGTCATGGCCGAGGAGGGCGTGGACATCTCAGGCCAGCGGTCGAAGCATGTTGATGAATTGCTTGACACGGAGTTCGACTATGTCGTGACCGTGTGCGACCGCGCGCGGGACGCGTGCCCGGTCTTTCCGGGCAAGGCCCAGGTCCTCCATGCGGGTTTCGAGGACCCGGCGGCGGCGCAAGGAACAGAGGAAGAGGTTCTGGCCGTGTTTCGTCGGGTCCGCGACGCTCTTCGGTGGTTCGTCGAAGGGTTGCCGGAGGCGCTGGAACGGTCGGCGAAGGGTTGA